In the genome of Atribacterota bacterium, one region contains:
- a CDS encoding MG2 domain-containing protein, whose product MKVIFFLILLLGIFCALPLLAQDSSGPVIVSIVPAPDSVVPLNLSEIKVTFSAEMVKSENVGMAQDIIQAPFRITPHLPGQFRWEDPKTLLVKLKGALKEATIYTFRFNDDFADKEGRLLSGRHDFTFKTAPLKVKEAKQVDYNPDGSIVIQIDFSLPVSPQKLRGFLTLKNEKGQEIPYQLPLGPASTKLFLTTSPLQSPTVFLEILAGLTSEKGPLGLETNYQKKLEATYEFEITGSYVYFTGPKNVTISFNTSTPPDPRTLHSFIQIDPSTPFTVRTTYYGFEITGNFAPRSRLVVTLKKGLNAQTGAKLQKDFVKAFIIPDVYPSIAFPTRGIYLSPTRGARIPVETVNVNRVKLSLWRIYENNLPLAFAEVYGIPPDLLSELVYEEVLFNDAQPNTLTRKAIDLEMLTGGKRGAYLLTAEDEASTWIRAEQIVILTDIAPTAKLFPRGILIWVNSLEKGQPIPGAEVKVLSRSNQILAQGKCDAEGVLFLEREEPWGEGSTAPYVVMVSQNGDVSFLVLRNELFALSGFDVTGKEYLRRGYETFLYLPRGVFRPGEKVDTKAILRGPSLAPPSPFPLLFTVVTPFGRTLIQKTVLLSEEGGAAFDFTLPENAPTGTYRIRCSLPGGENQPLGEKSFLVEEFTPPRMRLSLSCDRDFLGPGAEVDILLEGEYLFGTKASGIPYTGEVTIEADTFTHPNWQGFQFGNPEITFATLKLPLGEGILDEHGRTSVRFLTPADLIAPPSLRARFTFTLNDPAGRGVSQHLVLPFYLYPYFLGIKYFQKDQEPGQPVDFQVAVVKPDGNVEERITTLTARIYQVIRHYVLTESEGKMRYKAEEELSLQKEEAISLSRGMGKYTFTPSNYGEYLLEVSDPESGNTSTQRFSVYGKYGFLPEGEALFDRITMQSDQKIYYPGEEALITYQAPFAGKALITVETDRILFQKVIDVESGKGTITIPVTEAMSPNAYCSMTMVRKADAEEPLPRRALGTIPVFLNRIPTHLVITIDAPNTIRPKTTLPVQITVRDIFGNPVHGVELSLALVDVGLLQLTAEKTPDPWTFFNEKRQLTVGTFDPYNDLIAPELATTPLLHPAGGEAAKFLADEFAPLRPRAFKIVSFFLPTLKTDAQGKASAEFEIPDFDGRLKLVAVAMKGERFGSGEKEVLSTDKVVTEVVAPKAVAPGDAFEVALSIFSHSEYTETVEVVMSENGLVEIEGPKELRVEITPGGRIIEFITMKVKDLLGEGILTVKTIFSGGTREDRVSFLIRPITPRITLAGGGKIEPSERKRVDLPTAWLPGSIRGYCTIAPSPRVDLTRLGSFLFEYPYGCVEQTVSSAWGLLLLPDLLRDVDPLLVNESEIRNAMEKRIRRILSMQTYEGGFSPWPGGSQSSFWDSAYATHFLQEAQKRGWPIPQETLQDARNFLLTLLTLQPYSEEEWYLRNLFSSQAYAAYVLTLQGEAPLAWMEHLREKRSLLHESGLLLLALAYAEAGQKDVALELAGGYTPTFETAPQTGEIYESSLRKLALQLLLTLRLDPSSAQATTIVNRIRELLPQSEYLTTQESAFLVLALSEYFAGQTFLPYITFTMYDTTGREIQQFVNQEKVTLSTETLPSSFQIENQVSGRLFYLWNISGFPITPQKPWQHGIEIKRTYLNTTGNPQNLQNVKRGEILEVLLQVATAQPLENVVIVDPLPGGLEVENPRLATSVSYEGEEESSPLHLEIRDDRLILFIPNLHGTFEYRYTVRAITAGRFAIPQVKAECMYNPAISALGEEGSVVVRRE is encoded by the coding sequence ATGAAAGTCATTTTTTTTCTTATTCTCCTTTTGGGAATTTTCTGTGCCCTGCCTCTTCTGGCACAGGACTCCTCGGGACCGGTTATCGTTTCCATTGTTCCAGCACCTGATTCGGTTGTACCGCTGAACCTTTCAGAGATAAAGGTGACTTTCTCGGCCGAGATGGTCAAAAGCGAAAACGTGGGAATGGCCCAGGACATCATCCAGGCTCCTTTTCGGATTACTCCCCACCTTCCCGGACAATTCCGGTGGGAAGACCCGAAAACGCTCTTGGTAAAACTTAAGGGGGCCCTGAAGGAAGCCACCATCTACACCTTCCGGTTCAACGACGATTTTGCCGACAAAGAAGGAAGGCTCCTCTCCGGACGGCACGATTTCACCTTCAAAACCGCACCCCTTAAGGTCAAAGAGGCCAAGCAGGTTGACTATAATCCGGACGGGAGCATCGTCATTCAAATCGATTTTTCTCTCCCGGTTTCGCCCCAGAAACTACGGGGGTTTCTCACCTTAAAGAATGAAAAAGGGCAGGAAATCCCGTACCAGCTTCCCCTTGGACCAGCAAGCACCAAGCTCTTTCTCACCACCTCACCCCTCCAAAGCCCAACTGTGTTTTTGGAGATTCTGGCAGGATTAACCAGCGAAAAGGGACCGCTGGGATTAGAAACAAATTACCAAAAGAAACTCGAAGCTACCTACGAGTTTGAAATCACCGGAAGCTACGTCTACTTTACAGGACCAAAGAATGTAACCATCTCTTTCAACACTTCCACACCGCCGGACCCTCGCACCCTTCACAGTTTCATCCAGATTGACCCCTCCACTCCCTTTACCGTGAGAACCACGTATTACGGATTTGAAATCACCGGCAACTTCGCACCTCGCAGCCGCCTGGTGGTGACCCTCAAAAAAGGGCTTAACGCTCAAACCGGGGCGAAACTTCAGAAAGATTTTGTCAAGGCATTCATCATCCCCGATGTGTATCCTTCGATTGCCTTCCCCACCCGGGGCATTTACCTTTCTCCAACCAGGGGTGCCCGTATACCAGTCGAAACGGTGAACGTTAATCGGGTTAAACTCAGTCTCTGGAGAATTTACGAAAACAATCTCCCACTGGCCTTCGCAGAAGTCTACGGTATACCCCCAGATCTTCTTTCAGAGCTCGTCTACGAAGAAGTTCTCTTTAACGACGCCCAGCCTAACACACTCACCCGCAAAGCCATTGATTTAGAAATGCTCACTGGTGGAAAGCGAGGAGCATATCTCCTCACCGCTGAAGACGAAGCCTCAACCTGGATTCGGGCGGAACAAATTGTGATTCTCACCGATATTGCCCCCACCGCCAAACTCTTTCCCCGGGGTATACTCATCTGGGTGAATTCTTTAGAAAAAGGCCAGCCTATTCCTGGTGCTGAAGTCAAGGTGCTTTCTCGTTCCAACCAGATTCTGGCCCAAGGAAAGTGCGACGCTGAAGGCGTACTCTTTTTAGAACGGGAAGAACCCTGGGGTGAAGGAAGTACGGCTCCATACGTGGTGATGGTTTCCCAAAACGGTGATGTTTCCTTTCTGGTTTTGCGCAACGAACTCTTTGCTCTGAGTGGATTTGACGTTACCGGCAAAGAGTATCTTCGTAGAGGGTACGAAACCTTTCTCTACCTCCCCCGGGGAGTTTTCCGACCGGGAGAGAAAGTCGACACTAAAGCTATACTGCGGGGACCATCGCTTGCACCACCATCTCCTTTCCCGCTTCTTTTCACCGTGGTAACCCCGTTTGGAAGAACCCTCATCCAAAAGACGGTACTCCTTTCTGAAGAAGGTGGTGCAGCCTTCGATTTTACTCTTCCCGAGAACGCTCCCACCGGGACATACCGTATCCGTTGCAGCCTCCCGGGAGGCGAAAACCAACCTCTGGGGGAGAAGAGTTTCCTGGTCGAAGAATTCACCCCACCCCGTATGCGTCTTTCCCTCTCCTGCGACAGGGATTTCTTAGGCCCGGGGGCGGAGGTTGACATTCTTCTTGAGGGTGAATACCTTTTTGGAACCAAGGCTTCCGGAATACCGTACACCGGTGAAGTGACTATTGAAGCCGATACCTTCACTCATCCGAACTGGCAGGGATTTCAATTTGGTAATCCGGAGATTACCTTCGCCACCCTGAAACTCCCTCTGGGAGAAGGCATACTGGATGAGCATGGAAGAACTTCCGTGCGTTTCCTTACCCCGGCTGACTTGATCGCTCCTCCCTCCCTGCGAGCCAGATTCACATTCACCCTGAACGACCCAGCCGGACGAGGGGTGAGCCAGCATCTTGTACTTCCCTTTTATCTCTACCCTTACTTTCTGGGTATCAAGTATTTCCAGAAAGACCAGGAACCTGGACAACCGGTTGATTTTCAGGTTGCAGTCGTTAAACCAGACGGGAACGTGGAAGAACGTATCACCACGCTCACTGCCCGGATCTACCAGGTCATTCGTCACTACGTCCTTACCGAAAGCGAAGGAAAAATGAGGTATAAGGCAGAAGAAGAACTCTCTCTGCAAAAAGAAGAGGCTATTTCACTTTCAAGAGGAATGGGGAAATACACTTTCACCCCCTCCAATTACGGTGAATACCTTCTGGAAGTGAGTGACCCTGAATCCGGCAACACCTCCACGCAACGTTTCTCTGTCTACGGGAAATACGGATTTCTCCCCGAAGGGGAAGCTCTGTTTGACCGGATTACCATGCAAAGTGACCAAAAGATCTATTACCCCGGTGAAGAAGCGCTCATCACCTATCAGGCACCATTTGCTGGGAAAGCACTCATCACCGTGGAAACCGATCGCATCCTCTTTCAAAAGGTGATTGACGTCGAGAGTGGAAAAGGCACCATCACAATTCCTGTCACCGAGGCCATGAGTCCCAATGCTTATTGCTCCATGACCATGGTGCGGAAAGCCGATGCGGAAGAACCGCTTCCTCGTCGGGCCCTGGGAACCATTCCCGTATTTCTTAACCGCATACCGACGCATCTTGTCATCACCATCGACGCCCCAAACACCATTCGACCCAAAACCACGCTTCCGGTACAAATCACCGTTCGGGATATATTTGGAAATCCGGTTCATGGAGTAGAACTTTCACTGGCACTCGTTGACGTAGGACTCCTACAGCTCACCGCAGAAAAAACTCCCGACCCCTGGACGTTCTTTAATGAAAAACGACAGCTCACGGTGGGAACCTTTGATCCTTACAACGACCTCATTGCTCCAGAACTCGCCACTACGCCACTCCTTCACCCAGCTGGAGGGGAAGCCGCAAAATTTCTGGCCGACGAATTTGCCCCCCTGCGACCCCGGGCATTCAAGATCGTTTCGTTCTTCCTGCCCACCCTCAAAACCGATGCGCAAGGGAAGGCCAGCGCCGAGTTTGAAATTCCGGACTTTGATGGGCGCTTAAAGCTTGTGGCCGTAGCCATGAAAGGAGAACGGTTTGGTTCCGGAGAAAAGGAGGTCTTAAGCACAGACAAGGTGGTCACCGAAGTGGTGGCCCCCAAAGCCGTCGCCCCAGGTGATGCCTTTGAAGTCGCCCTCTCCATCTTTTCGCATTCCGAATATACCGAAACGGTGGAAGTGGTAATGAGCGAAAATGGCCTGGTAGAAATTGAGGGTCCCAAGGAACTACGCGTGGAAATTACGCCGGGTGGGCGAATTATAGAGTTCATCACTATGAAAGTAAAAGACCTCTTGGGAGAAGGCATCCTCACCGTGAAAACCATCTTTTCTGGTGGTACCCGGGAAGACCGGGTTTCGTTCCTCATCCGACCAATCACCCCGAGAATCACCCTTGCCGGGGGCGGAAAAATCGAACCATCGGAACGAAAGCGGGTTGACCTTCCAACTGCCTGGCTTCCGGGAAGCATCAGGGGGTATTGCACCATTGCTCCATCACCCAGGGTGGACTTGACGCGCCTCGGATCATTCCTCTTTGAGTACCCCTATGGATGCGTGGAACAGACCGTTTCCTCAGCCTGGGGACTTCTGCTCCTCCCTGACCTTTTACGGGATGTTGACCCACTCCTGGTTAACGAAAGCGAAATTAGGAATGCCATGGAAAAGCGTATTCGACGCATTCTCTCCATGCAGACCTACGAAGGAGGTTTCAGCCCCTGGCCAGGTGGGTCGCAGAGCAGTTTCTGGGACTCAGCCTATGCGACTCATTTCTTGCAGGAAGCCCAAAAGAGAGGATGGCCTATTCCTCAGGAGACCCTTCAAGATGCCCGGAATTTTCTCCTCACCCTTTTGACTCTCCAGCCCTATTCTGAAGAGGAATGGTACCTGCGCAACCTCTTTTCATCCCAGGCTTATGCCGCCTATGTCCTTACCCTTCAGGGCGAAGCGCCTTTAGCCTGGATGGAACACCTTCGGGAAAAACGTTCGCTTCTCCATGAATCAGGACTTTTACTGTTAGCCCTTGCCTACGCTGAAGCTGGACAAAAAGACGTGGCTTTAGAGCTGGCTGGAGGGTATACACCAACTTTCGAAACAGCACCTCAAACCGGAGAGATTTACGAATCATCGCTGCGGAAACTGGCCCTGCAACTCCTCCTTACCCTCCGACTTGACCCATCTTCAGCCCAGGCTACCACCATCGTCAACCGCATCCGCGAGCTCCTCCCCCAAAGTGAATACCTCACCACCCAGGAAAGCGCCTTCTTGGTTCTGGCTCTCAGTGAGTACTTCGCAGGACAAACCTTCCTCCCCTATATTACTTTCACCATGTATGATACCACTGGCCGGGAAATCCAGCAGTTTGTGAACCAAGAAAAGGTAACCCTTTCCACGGAGACTCTTCCCTCCTCCTTCCAGATTGAGAACCAGGTCTCAGGAAGACTCTTTTATCTCTGGAATATCAGCGGATTCCCAATCACTCCCCAAAAACCATGGCAACATGGAATAGAAATCAAACGGACCTATCTCAATACTACTGGCAATCCCCAGAACCTTCAGAATGTGAAACGAGGAGAGATACTCGAAGTGCTCCTCCAGGTCGCCACAGCCCAGCCTTTAGAAAACGTGGTGATCGTTGATCCACTTCCTGGGGGACTGGAGGTGGAAAATCCACGCCTGGCCACAAGCGTCAGTTACGAGGGGGAAGAAGAGAGCTCCCCGCTCCATCTTGAAATCCGGGATGATCGGCTGATCCTCTTTATACCCAACCTTCATGGAACCTTTGAATACCGTTACACGGTACGGGCCATTACCGCGGGAAGGTTCGCCATCCCTCAGGTCAAGGCAGAGTGCATGTACAATCCAGCCATCTCAGCACTTGGCGAAGAGGGGAGCGTGGTGGTACGGAGAGAGTAA